The region gggGCTTAGGGAGGTGGTGGTAGATATGAAAGACAAGGTGTGAGATATTGGTTTTTCTACATGGTTATAGTACATTTAAAATCGTTGCGACTTCTGATGTTTGGCTGACTGGATAGGGACATGACCCTGTTGCCCAGATACCAATGGCGAGCCAGATTTCCCTACCACGTCGCCAGCGGGTCGGCTGGTAACGAGCCCCTTTTGCCAGACCATGAATAAACGGCATGCGTTAGATGCATCAATGTTCGTCAGCTGCCGATGTAATGTGTGTTGGCGTTACATTAATAACAGTGCAGTACATCTGAATGAGGTTTTCAATAAGAGTATTGTCCGAGAACAGGCTCGTAGGCTGGGAAGATAAAGTTCTGCTGCAAAATATTCCTTGGAATTCTACtgtagtaatggataaaatgcgttTCCACTCTGTTGTGATGCTTAAAGCTCCAACAATGCATTGAAGGACAGTGAATCAGGCTTCCTCTGTATCATGTTCATTAAAATCCAGCAGAGTATATGGGCCTATGTGAAAAGTAATGCGGCAGAAAACAAGCAGTAGTTTACGCTCAGTGAGGTTGAAATGCTGACCAAAGAAGCCACTGTAAATCTTGCACAGTAGGACTGGTCTTGATATGTCAGTCATACCGAGTCTACAGTTCAGGAGACATTGATTCATGAAGGACTGATGAGTTTTGACGAATACGTAACTTCTCTTCTTGCCacgttaaaatctgcttcttttgtcaaaaTGCAACGGAGTTAAGAAACATTCATCTCATTAACACTACAGTACATTTGAAATTGCAACATAATCATGATATGGTGTATTATTACACTAACAACTGAGTGCTAGTCTGGTCAGTAGCTTATGGAACAGCCCATTCTTAgtatagaaataaaaaagtaatttcttaACATATATTGTCACAAAACCAattgcatttctcatttcaccagctagcAACGGCTTGCAATAATTACATTACTTCATTCAAAAGATCTGTAGTCTTCTATTGCGGTAGATATGGAGGTCTATCATATTAATGATATGGCGAAACACTCATCTTTGTGTACTATCATTTGACAAAATCTTGTTTGGATATCTCGGACTATTTATGAGATATGAGGGAGTAATGAATATTTTATTCTAGTTTTTTCCCTGGCTCAGGAGTTTGTCACAGAGTGCtttgaatacattaatttttcttgaAACTGAAAACAGTGATTACTTAAAAGTTTAAATAATAATGCAACATATCAGCTACACTTAATATGCAGCAACATATAACTTATCCCACACCAAACACACATTCATAGCAATACCTATTTTTCGCTGCTAACTAAAAAGTTCTTGCAGTAGTTTTGACAATTAACGAAATGATAGCTGGTTCATCATGAAGCTGGCAAATTAAACTGTAAGATGTGTGAGAATCAGTTTATTACCAAATACTTTCTGTAAAAAGTTTGAGAAATATTGCAGATTTATCAGCTTGTGCGGCTTTCTGTTCACTCTGTCGTAGGAGCCTGACAGGTCCCACATCTAGCAAGGCGTGGCATTATACTGTGGTCACTTGCTGATGTGTCCAGGACACACTAGCAACTAGGCTTCTCTCCACTTGCATTGTGCTGAACTGTCAAAGATTGCAACTTATTGTAAACTCACGATAGGAGGATAATTAGTCTGTGAAGACCTCAgtaagacccttggtatatttagagAGAGACTGCTCGTCACTTCAGAGGTGacaaccacgggtggctaggctgtatggacgGAACTTCTTGGTATGGAGCGGGTGGCAGCCATCGAAGTGaagatattgctggtggttagtagattTGATATGGATGGTGGTACTGATGTAGTTATCTTTGAGGTggtaaacatccaggaaggtggcttgttgggttgagaagAACCAGGTGCAGTAAATGGGTGTTCTAACCCTTaatccagattgcaaagatgtcatcaatgaatctgaaccaggtgagtggTTTAGATTCGATGTGTATGGGAAGGATTCCTCTCGATGGCTCATgtataggttagcataggatggtgcctgtAGCTGTATCCCAGGTTTGTTAGTAGGTAATACattcaaaggagaagaaattgtggttgaggatatagttggtcatggccaCTAGAAAGGAGGTTGTTAGTTTGGAATCCATCGGGCATTGGGATAGGTTGTGTTCAATAGcggtattataataataataataataataataataataataataataataataatgtcgtgtgacgagggcctcccgtcgggtgaccgctcgcctggtgaaagtcttcagatttgacgccacttcggcgacttgcatgccgatggggatgaaatgattaggacaacacaacacccagtccgtgagcggagaaaatctccgacccagctgggaatcgaacccgggccattaggatttACAGGCTGTTGTGTTGACCaatcagctactgggggcagagttcaatagtgacgagcagggcatcgTGTGGTaaatggacaggaactgtggagagtcagtggaggaaatggttggtatcttttatataagaGGGTatgttccgggtaataggttgaaggcgtTGACCTGTGAGAGTAGAGGTTCTCTCAGTAGGGTCACACTGACCACAAGGGAGCATTCTGAGTGATAAGGTTTATGGACTTtcagaagcatgtagaaggtaagaCTGTGGTGAGTGttaggggtgagtagagagatggactctggggagaggttttgGTATGGGCCCAAGGATTTCAGCAGTGACTGGAGATTGTTGAATTTCGGGAAAGGGGTTACTGTGGCAAAGTTcgtaggtggatgtatctgacaacTGGTGGAGTCCTCCttccaggtaatccttgtggttcaaaacaagtggtggagcctttgtcttcaggtaggattataaggttggggatcagtttttagatggactGTGATTCTTGTTGGTTTGCATGTTGATGGacatggggaatgatggtgaggcaaggttcgtcgttaagaaattctggaaagttaagtgtgtggtttgggggcagtgggggtagATCACAGTTGGGTGGAGAAGTGAACAGTGTTACGCGGGgtgcaacattggtctttggttgagtctgactgATAGGTTTGATGgcgaaagtgtttccactgtaggagcCAGGAGGAGGAGAGATTTCAATATGGAAGAATAACAAGTAAAGTAATGGAAGTTCTGGCTGAATgtgaataatttaggagtaaatgaGGCCACACAATGAACAGTAGTTTTGACGGGCACACAAAAAGAATGAGCTTTGCTAGCTTTCTGAAGAAATCAGTGTTAGAGCACATGCATGTGCACGCGCAGCCAATGGGACACAATTGATTttgaaagctagcaaagttttcattcttccTTTTGCACGTGGTATTTGATGACATGTCTCCATGACTCGTAAATTATTTATAAGAATCACAAGGAGGTAGGTAAAGTTCTAAACATCTGTAATTATTGACTATTTTAATCCTGGTGGCTTCCCTGTATCACTGTTAACATAGCTTCACATTCGTTTGAACATCTGGATTAATAGTACTTAGCGTGTAAATATCAGGAGAAAATAAATGTACGGCACTAAGAAGATGCAATGAATGCAGTTCTTAAGCAACTAgttctttaaattttaaaatttctttttggaattaattttgatgcctaCCCTTCATAAGCTGCCGAAAAAATGGGTGCTAAAAGTTTTGACTTATGCTGTGGACTGTAATTGTCAACTTGGTTACACAATTCCTGTTGCTTTCCAAAAGCAAGTTGCTGTTACAAAGCCTTCAACAGCTGTCTGTTGTACTTTGATAAAATCAAAACAGCAGTTCTCAGTTTaattgtattgtgtgtgtgtgtgtgtgtgtgtgtgtgtgtgtgtgtgtgtgtgtgtgtgtgtgtttatattttggaaagaatTCTTTAGCAATTTATCTGCTAGATAATTTACGTTATAGGAACAGATTTGATGCATATACCACTAGGCAGTGCACTGTAAGTACTGAAAATATAACAAACTTGCACTTTCATAAATGTTTAGCCATACATTACTAAATTTATTTCTGGCAGCATATGAAGAAACCTACAGAATGCATGTTGTAATCGCACATGTTTTCAGCTTCCCAGGCATTGGCTGTTAGTACTTTCCTCGAATGGGGCTTAATTTTAGGAGTAAACGTTCTTATTTAATTGGGTATGATGAACTTCAGCTGATGTTTTCTCAGAAATGCCCAAAGATTGGGCCTTCTTTGAAGTCAAAAATGGACTCCATTGGTTGGCAATTCGAGATCCCCTGGCCTTCTTAGTGTGGTATGCTGTGTTGAAATGTCTTTGTTACAAGTTAGCAAAAAAGTGTTGCAATAGGCCTGGTCGAAGCTGCATTTGAATTTTAATGTCAGATGGCAGTCAAAACATGGCCAATATAAAAATTTCTCCCATTGGTCACTGATTTGGTGATTGTATCATGTCAGTATTACCCAgggatgaaaacaaaaattaatttgtcaAGCAGTTTCCTTCATAGTTTGAGGAAACGTCAGTGTCTTTTGCACTTGAATTTTCAGTGATTTTTTAATCATTTATGAATACAAAGGTAAAGATTTATTGGTTTCCTGTGACTGTTTGATAGTTCTTCATATGTAACACGCTATGTTGGAAGGAGTGTATGTGATAATCTTTCCTGTTCCAAAATCACTTGGCAACAAATTTGTGACTGTGAGGAGATTCATTGTATATATTGTAATTGTGTTCATTGTGGTATGGTTGTGGTTTTCAGGCATATCACAAGTTGTCACTTTCTCTGTACATAATTTCAACAACTTCCCTAGTTATGCTGATCAAATGTCAAGTGCAAATATCCTTGCTCACTATTCAGTCTCCAATCAAATAGAGAACTgtaaattctttgtcactaaagttTTCCAGTGCTGTTGAACAATAATGCATTTGAATTTCTGCAAGCTTTTATTGTTGGGCAACACCAGGAAAAATATTGAGGGAGAAGTCACGGTGATCAGTGTTGGTTAGTCTTAACAGCAAGAAATGAGTGTGCCTGACAATACAGCTTGGGAAGTTATTGAAGTGATCTCACTGCAAATGCAGAAACTTGTAAATCATAAATTTCAATGAGAATGCCAGAAAGACTACAATTATGTAGTATGTAGCAGATTTCTTAAAATTAAAAACTGCGTCCTGCCTAAAATTGACAAAGTGTAAATATGAACCCATTCCAAATTTCACTGTGGAAAAAATCTCGTAGGTGCAATCACATGGGAGTATTTCCTGCTTTCCTGgagtaatattttaattttacattgTTCTTATTAAAGTGTGTTCATTTACATTTATGGGGTGAAGCACAAAATGGCTTTACCTAAAATAACTTTAAGCTCAGTAGAGACTTTTTCATATAGTTAATTATGCAAATCACGATGCAAAGCACATTCCATGAGATTTAGAGCGGAGAGCACCTACAGAGGCAGGTCAGGGTCAGATGTGCAAAAACAGTTGTAAGTGTGCCACTGACATTCTTGTCTTTGTTGCATGTGGGTCATGCTGTGCTCGTAAGTTCTGTTCATTGCTGACAGTGTTGCGTGCTGAGTGGTGACTGCCTTCATATTGTTCATTACGAGTGATGGTAAGCAATCGTGCCAAGTGCTGAACAAACAGGCAAGAAAAATAGTGTTCCCTGTGTAGCGATACTTTGAGACAGTCTTCCACTGAATCCACACTGGCGCAGGGCTAGGTCGCACCATTGTCAAATGCCAGGAGCAGACAGCTGAGACACGTGGTGTTGGTTTGAGGAATGTTCAGGGAATATCCAGCGAAGCTGAGACGTCTATGCATGCCTGCGTCTCAGCTGTTTTCAAATCACCAGGGAAGCAGCACAACTGCAGAAAAGGAAGTGGGTGAGCTAGACAattttgcgaaaaatgttttgtgctACATAGTGTTCTCCGTGTATGCTAAGAAGAGTATCCAGCAGCAGAGAAGCTAGTTCCGCATACGAAAGAAGctgaaaattttaacaaaagcaaATGGACCATGTTGAGGATACTGAAAGACTTTCGGGTTCAGGTATCAGAAAAACGATGgtaggaaattattaatgaaacagtGATATTGTTGCTGCAAGGACTGTGTTTTTGAGAACAATGCAGATCAGAGAAGGTGGGAAATAACAAATTTGTTACTTGGATAAACTTTCGTTAATCAGAACCACACCAGGACTatgtgctggaaaatgagtgatggtaagGGTAATAGAATTATAGTGCTTCATGTCGGATCGGCAGATACTGGCTTTATTCCCCAGGGTAAGCTGATTGTTAAGGTCTTAAAGGCTATGACTTCTGAGGATTACCACTCTGAAATGCCGTACAGTGTCTTCAAAAGGTGGTTTACTCAACAATTGCTGCCGCATAGTCCAGTGTCTCCAGTTATAGTTGTGGACAATGCGAGCAACCACTTGGTGCAAGTGAACAAAGCTCCAAATATGCACTCCAAAAAGACAGACATTATTGCATGGTTGTCATCTAATGGAATACTTTGTAACTTGTCGCATGCCAGAGCAGAATTTCTGGTTCTTAACAACACAAGCCTGCAGACATAGTTTATGAGGTAGATAAAATTGCAAAGTGGTATGGACACTGTATCAATTGATTACCCCCATACCATTGCTATTACAACCCAGTTGAGTTGGTATGGGCTCGGTTGAAAGCATATATTGCGGAAAagaacaataaatacaaaattgcagATGTGAGAGACTTGTACATGATGCAATAGAGAACATCTCAacatctgcatgggcagctttctTAAGACACACAAAAAAGCTGCAATATGTAGGATACAACAGGGAAATTGGCAGGGACTTGATTATGGAACCATTTATCATAAATCTTGCGTAGTCAGATTAGTCTACGTTAGACAGCGAAGACGATGACATGGATTTGTCACcctcgaagtggcaggcctcgtgtgagtgatgcaactgttgatctTGTTCGGTAATCATTGCAATGGAGTCAgtctaaatcaactcgtcaagcatcacAAGAACTTCAAATACTGCAAGCAGGTGTGGTGaggattcttcatgaaaggcttacgttgtgtgcttacaaagtgcaaatcgtgcagggCTTGCAGCTGAATGATTTGCTAACACGTGCTGAATTTGCgactgagattctcaacaggattgatggtaTTAACACCTTTCGTGTCAGTGGAATGGTATATAGGTGTAATGTCCGTATATAGGGTTCAGTCTCCACGGCTACTGTACAATTACAGCGAGACAgcaaaaagtgaatgtttggtgcagcgtcattcacagcaaatgtaaattatgtcaaatggttattctgtaataaattgttataatcagggctcaCTCTGTATTTAAGAATTACCTTAATATTGTTGATTAGCTTTACCACCAGAGCTATAAAAAAAGACAGTAATAATGTAGCAACTTCGACAGTATTATTGACTGGAGATAATGCTTTAACTGCTAAGAATTGTTGAATAAACTTACATTTACATTGATTTCAAATGTTTTCAGATGTGGTGACAATCGAAAAGACTGGAGAGTTTTTCCGTCTAATTTATGATGTAAAGGGCCGTTTCACAATTCATCGAATAACACCTGAGGAGGCAAAGGTACGTTATTAACAGAATTGAGTTGTTTTTTGGCCATTTTCTACAGTATATTTTAAGATTCTGTTACCCTAATGAACTACCATTGAAAATTACCAAGTAGTGTAACACAGTGTCACTTTATCCTCCAGCACATTAAAGATTTTATCCCAGgataaaagaatatttaatacATTCTGTGCAGGCTTGAAGTGCAGTGGTGCATTGAAGTAAGAGGTTGAAAGAAACACTCAATCAGAATTTTAAATGTGATTCTTAAGACTAATTTTGTATTTCTGATATCACTGTAATGATATACACCACTTTTCTTCGTTTAACCTCTCATTTGAGAGATGGGTGATAGGTGGGCACCATTAAGACTGGCCATTCATTCTAGGCACatagttcaaaaaatgtttgaACAAGAAAAGATGTTGACAGGTTCATTGCCTGATTAAAAATGCTGGCATGAGAAGAGATAGGAAGAAACCAGTATTAAATGTTCTGTGCAGTAGTATATAGCGTGACAGGAGTAAACATTGTATTAATTGTGTTTTGAAGAAAGTTATTGTCCTTGCTATCCAATCATTTCAACAAGTTATGCATGTGACTAATCCAGTCATATAAAAATTTGACAGGGGAAGAGGTACACATGTTCACTGCTTACCAAATGTGCTCAGTGTGCTTTGTTGGCATTGTAAATGGTGGCTTATAGGTACAGAGATCTTCAGGGTGAAAATTCTTGAAATTTCACAAAATCTCTATGAACTGAACTCCATATACTGAACTCTACATCACGAGGCAAGTGGTCAGTTTTTTAATGGCTAAATAccttactattttttgtgtcacaTATGGACTTGTGATGGACAAGTATTCCATTAGATGTTGTGAACAAAGTTAATAAGGGACTAAATCTGTCATGAGGCTGCTCAACCATTTAAAGAGCTGTTCTGAGGTTGAGTGGGTGCCATTTAATATCATTATTGCATGAAACATAGTTCACTCAGTGATTAGTTGCTTCAAAATATGCCATAAACTGTTCAATAAATTAGGAAAAGTAAAAGTGTGTAATTTTATGTTGTAAAACTTACTACctgcaatgcaaaaaaaaaatagaGCTTATGGGTATGCAGTTTAGATTCTGCTACTCAAAATGAGCTCGTTTAATCCATCCTGTTATATCAATGAGGATACTACAGGCACCCCTTTGAACTTTTGTGAAAGTGCACTTACTCATCTGAGAAAAAGTAGaacttaaatttgtaatatttCGGTAATTATTTTTGCTAAGTGTCATTTTCATTTTCAGTATAAATTGTGCAAAGTGAAGAGGGTGCAGACTGGTCCTAAAGGTATCCCATTCTTGGTGACCCATGACGGACGTACCATCAGGTACCCAGACCCTGTTATAAAAGTTAATGACACAGTTCAGCTGGATATTGCTTCAGGAAAAATAATGGACTTCATAAAATTTGACTCAGGTGAGAATcatagtaatagaactcagtattgTTTGGTAGCTTCAGTGATTAGCAATATTTGTCGGAATAGTGACAGGTAATGACTTGTTACAGAGTTTAGTCTTTAGAGTTTTTCAATATACACTATGATGACAGTGCTTGGCTCAGATTCAGTATACGGATAATTTTTCTGTATGTGAAGAAATAAGTGCAAGTAAATATGGCAAAAGCTTCAGTCCTCAGATTCATTGGTGCAATTCACCCCTCATTCtgcaaaaatgttgaaattttcctaCTTTGCGAGAAAAATGTCTGCTTCCTTTTTAATGTAAAAGTATTCATGAGATATCACCACCCACTAAGAAACAAAACATTGGATTTTAATATAGCAAAAGAACAGTCTGGGTTCACAAGTAGCACAGTGACTCATTTTCAGGTCacaaacaaaactaaagaaaagattgaaaattatgatttccaaatggttcaaatggctccgagcattatgggacttaacatctgtggtcgtcagtcccctagaacttagaactacttaaacctaactaacctaaggacatcacacacctccatgcccgaggcaggattccaacctgtgaccatagcggtcgcgcggttccacgctgtagcacctagaactgctcggctacactggccggctaTTAATTCCACATTGACTGAGTTTTGCACATGTTGAGAACTGTTGTGCAGTTTAGAGACTGTGCTAACAAACCTCGAGAAACTATTGTTCATTCAGTCTTTCAGTATTAAAAAGAATACCTACTTCATTACAGCTTCCATTAGACTTCAACTGGCGAATGAGAAATTCATGATTGGAAAGTCACCACAATTTTTCTTAGTGCTAGAGGAGTGTTCATAGTTCCTAAACTGAAAGGAATACTGGCCAATGGAATGTACCTGAACCCTCCTTGTATGTTAACAATTTACTGTTTGCTTTTATTTGTACACTAAACTTCAGTTGGTGTGAGTGAGTAGAGCAGGTTTTAAACTAAGCATAAAATGATTTATTAGAAAACAAAATAATTAGTGAATTGGATAAATATTAGTAATTTCTATGAAAGACCTGAAATGGATCAGAAAAATGGAGTTGAAGACAGTTATGACTAATGTAAAGGAAAGACAGTTGGATAGGACGTGTACTATCGGACACTTGTAGAGAACTTTAACCATGTAGTAGCAGCACCAGTGTGGCATAAAACTAATAACATGTGTAAAGATTACACATGTTTGGAAGATGCCGTTTTAATGTGGCAGTTCCCAACTTTTTGTCATAAGCCTCCACAGTGGCACTCTAAACCATTTtcatatttctgtgtgtgtgtgtgtgtgtgtgtgtgtgtgtgtgtgtgtgtgtgtgtgtgtgtgtgtgtgtgggggggtcttcagtcctgagactggtttgattcagctctccatgctcatcatttaaccatatagtaaaattccatgccctcgggaaaaacacacgtttatctggcctctcaacaaatacccctctgctgtggttgcacctacagtacggccatttgtattgctgaggcacgcaagcctccccacccatggcaaagtccatggttcatgtgtaGACCACTAATATCAGGCAGTTGGTAGGTGAAAGAGGTATTGTTCACATTGGCAAGACTGAAATTCAGATTTTTGAACATTGTGATGGCATGACCTGCTAGTGCAACTTAGATACTAGACCAGGATTTGGTAGCAATGAAGATACACAATCTGTGTGGTTATTAATAATTTGCTTCGTCAGAAAACGACAAAGTAAATTAGTAACTTGTGCCACAATTAATATCGCACACACACTAGAATTCCTCACCATACTCAGGTAAGCATGTCCATCATCattgatgttatggcagtacggatcaaGTTCAACTCTTCTAGCTACCATGGTGGTGTTGCTGCACAAACATTGTTCTTAATGAAATACTGCAGAAGTCACAGGATGACAAATCCGGTGACTGGAGGCCAGCTGATTAGTGCTAAGCTGCAGGCTATTGGACAATTGCAGCGGCTTGTTAGTTTCATTAAGATATTCATACACTTAGTGACTGCAGTGAGGGGTTGTGGGTGCTCAATTTTGTTAAATGTTGTCTTTGTTCAACCTCGGAAAAACCATTTGTGTAACATAGAAAGATACTGCTGTTTCCATAAAAGATTAATGGTCCATAAACAGATGAATGGGATATTTCACAGAACACATAACTTGGCTGAATATTGGATGTGTTCAATGTGCATGTGGGTTTTGTTGGTCCCAAATTTAAAAATTGCTTTCCACTTCAGGTGGAAAGTCGCCTCAGCACTGAACATGTGTTGTGCAAAAATAGTCAGTAGCATTCTAGTTCActaccacgtctggccatcctgattcaggttttccgtgatttccccaagttgctccaggaaaatgctgggatggttcctttgaaagggctgtgccgacttccttccctaatccgatgaggccaatggcctcactgtctggtcttccctaaacaacccaacctcaACCCCAGTAGCATTCTAAGAAACGCCACATGTTGACATTTGTTATGATGCAAAGCCTGTGACGACTAACTTTCATGGCCATGTAACCTGCTGACATCTTGAAACAAGTTGAATTATTGTTGCTCAGGGTTTTTCTCCCAGCtggcacatattgattttgtaggaCTTTGTTGAAATATGGTTTGAATTCACATAACACTTGTTGGAAACACGAGGGTGTCCAGGATGCTTTTCCTTACATGCACTTCCTGTGTCTACAAATTGTCAATGTTCCATCTATTTGGATGATTGGTTTGCTACCTCAGCCCAGAAAATCTTTGCACATCAATGAGGCAATTATACTTTGCTATCTTGTGGAGCAAGCTCCTGTGGAGTtctcatttttcaacatgacagtaACAGAGCAAACAAGAAAACAGAATCTAGTGGCAATGAATATAAAATAGAGAATGTATTTGTTTCTACTATAACCAAGCCATGGTGCTTTGTAATACCTATGTTCTTTTTGAAACACTTTATTGGCCAACACTTCGTTCTTCAGCATACATTTTTAGCCCAATGTCTTACATCCTTCAGTGAGAAGAAATGTCATGCCCGttgtatttgttcacattttttcctcattatttctgattaattatttcatgttcttaaaataaatacttttcttaCAATGTTCATGTAAACTTACTTATGAttagaaaggtgtgtgtgtgtgtgtgtgtgtgtgtgtgtgtgtgtgtgtgtgtgtgtgtgtgtgtgtgtcacacaccgTTATAATATCTTTGTGAAGCCCAGTTAATGTTAAAATAACCCTTGTGGCAGTTATTTTAAGAGAAGTATTTTCTGCCCCACAGGAAATCTGTGCATGATCACTGGAGGCCGTAACTTGGGTCGAGTTGGGACTGTTGTGAACAGGGAACGACATCCAGGATCCTTTGACATTGTGCATATAAAGGACGCCAATGGTCACACTTTCGCTACAAGGTTAGTATGTACAGACTTCTGCTGTTAAATAGTTATTTTATGTGGTTTGGACTGTCACTTTATTTGATGTAGCTGCAAAAGAAGTGGTATGCTGGGGATTGTAATATTGCTTGTTAGAGTAGTTGCACGGGTCATTTTAAGAATTGGGTTAAGATTTGTTGACTGAATACCattgacatttcatttcagttttattacACCTTCGTTCTCAAATTGTATGTTAAGTATTTAAGTGAATGCTTGGGGATGGGGAGCATTAATCTTTAGTACAGCAGCCTAATACACAGTACGGCCTACTCATTTTTATTATACACTGCAATAGCAGCCAGTAAGTTACACTGCCAAATACAGTGACCAATGAATGTGGATAGCATTGTTTATTGTTTATATTACTGTCTTAACAATGTCAAATGCAGTGTACaatgaatgtaaataataatcTTTATATTGGTGTATAACATGGTTCCTACAAAAAGTTAAATGCAATGCTGTAAATTGCAGCAATAACATTGTCATTGTTTCCTGAGGACCCTGGTAGAGGTATGGAACATGACACTACAGGACTAATTGTGTACTGTAAAATACTCTTGTAACCTACATACATTTAGTAAAGATCAGTTTCTCTATAGGACCACAAAAGCATGTAAATACACACAGAGATGGTGTATCTGTGTAATAATGTAAATACTTGTTCCTTACACTTAGTCAAACAAGTATGTATAGTATTGTGTGCACAAATTTTTAACATAAATGAAAAGGACTCCAGTGGTAACTAGCAGAACAGGCATGCATTGTCTAGTCATTCCAGATCCTGTCTGCTGTGTGTGACCAATTTGTACTGATAATCACCACTATGATCTCTTGAGTACTAGCTGGTCTGCACTCTTTCAGATAGTATGCTCCCACAGTAttttgttaatttcttcatttccggTCTTCTACGCCATTCTTTCCGTCTGCTCATTTCA is a window of Schistocerca gregaria isolate iqSchGreg1 chromosome 8, iqSchGreg1.2, whole genome shotgun sequence DNA encoding:
- the LOC126284408 gene encoding 40S ribosomal protein S4, with product MARGPKKHLKRLNAPKAWMLDKLGGVYAPRPSTGPHKLRESLPLVIFLRNRLKYALTNSEVTKIVMQRLIKVDGKVRTDPNYPAGFMDVVTIEKTGEFFRLIYDVKGRFTIHRITPEEAKYKLCKVKRVQTGPKGIPFLVTHDGRTIRYPDPVIKVNDTVQLDIASGKIMDFIKFDSGNLCMITGGRNLGRVGTVVNRERHPGSFDIVHIKDANGHTFATRLNNVFIIGKATKPYVSLPRGKGVKLSIAEERDKRLAAKAASG